The region GGCAGATTCTCTTCAAGGCCGATCTCGAAGCCAACCTCCAGGTCTGCTCCAAATGCGGCTATCACTTCCGCCTGGGCGCCCGCGAGCGCATCGCCAGCCTGCTCGAGCCCGGCTACAAGCTCGTTGACCTCGACCTCCGCTCGACCGATCCTCTCGCCTTCACCGACCTCAAACCCTACCAGGCGCGCCTTAAAGAGGCGCAAAAGAAGACCGGCCTCAACGATGCCGTCCTCAACGCCATCGGAGACCTCGGCCCTCACCCGGTCGTGCTCTCCGTTATGGAGTATCGCTTCATCGGCGGCTCCATGGGTTCGGTCGCGGGAGAGACCATCGCCCGCGCCGTCGACCGCTCGCTCGAGACCCGGCATCCGCTCATCATCGTCGCCGCCTCCGGAGGAGCACGCATGATGGAAGGCATCGCCTCGCTGATGCAGCTCGCCAAGACCTCGGCCGGGATCGCCCGCCTTCATGACGAAAAGATCCCCTACATCTCCATCATGACGGACCCCACCACGGGCGGCGTCACCGCCAGCTTCGCCATGCTGGGCGACCTCAATATCGCCGAGCCCGGCGCGCTGATCGGCTTTGCCGGCCCTCGCGTCATTGAGCAGACCATCCGCCAGAAGCTGCCCGAAGGCTTCCAGCGCTCCGAGTTCCTGCTGGAACATGGCTTCCTCGACGCCATCGTCCCCCGCGGAGAGATGAAGCAGTACCTGGTCGATGCCCTTACCTGGATGAAGCAGTCCTAAGATTGACGACAGGTAGCTTTTCACCGTTGACCTCTTTGGAAGCCCTCAAGCGCCATCCGGAACGAGGCAGACACCGCAAGCTCTCAAAGTACAGTGTCCTCCTGAGTGAAGCCCGAAGGGCTCCGCTTCTCGCGATCAAGCGGCGAGAAGCTCCGCTCAGGATGCCCCCCGGTGGGGCTGCAAGGGAAGGTAATGGATCGACGGCCATCTCCCAGGCGACTGCCATCATGCATCGTAGGGCAACTGCGAGCGCATCTCGGATACAGGCAGATACGCTCTGACCCTCAAGCCCCGATTACGCAGAACGTTGAAAGGGACGCAACGCAGGTGGCTTCACGCGCGCCGTGTTCACAGTGCACTGCTGCTCGACGGCGCCCCAGCTATCCTTGGAATCCTTGGGCCGCACCGGTCCAGCCCACGACTCCGCCTCAACCATCGCAATCGTCTCGCGGTCATAACCCATGCGCTCCAGAATCGGCATATCGTCGCGGTCGCGCGCAGAGGAAGGAACAGGCGCTGAAAAGCTCTCCTTCTTCTCGACCGGCGCCGCCGAAACGGTCTGCTGCTTCCCCTGCAGACCGGCCATGATGGACGCGGTAAAGTTGTCCATCAGCCGCTGCACGCACTTCTGTCCGCAAAGATGCTTCATGCTCTTCCGCGCGCCCTTGGGCGACTCCCACGCCCGCAGCCGCAGCTCGCCGCCAACCTCGTCGGCCACAAACCAGTGACTCGTCGGTTCCACCCTCTCGGTCCCACACATATCGCAGTTGATCGCCTGCCGGATCATCGCTCGCTCTCCCCGGTGTCATAGAGACACCATTGCCTTCATCGGCAGGAACAACGCCGGGATGAGGCGCAGCCGCTCGCATAACAACGCACCGGTCCAGTGACTTGGTAAGTGAACTGCCGGATCAAAGAAGTGTCATCCTGAGCGGAGCGGCGAAGCCGCGCAGTCGAAGGAAATAAACCCATCATCCGCGGCGCAGCAGCCGCTGCAGGCTGGCCGGTGTTCCGATCCCCATCAGGTGCACCAGCCCCAGGTACAGCACGCCGAACAACGGAAGCACCACCGCCCCCACGAGCAGCGCCGTGTAGTGCCCGGCATGAAGGGGGAGTGCCACCTTCGCTCCATAACCCGCCGCAGCCGCCACAAACGCCGCGCCCCACAGCCGCAACGTGCGCGAGATCTGCGGAGGGACCTCGCCGATCCGCTTATGCAGCGCCCGGCGCAGCAGCGAGAACTCCACCCACCCCGCAATTCCCGCCGAAAACGTAAGTCCGGCCACGCCCCACAGCCGATCCACTCCCAGCCAGCGCGGCAGAGGCAACGCAAACAGGTATCCCAGCGCCACCGTCAGGATCACGCGAACCACCGCGAAGTTCAGCGGCGTTCGCGTGTCGCGCAGAGCATAGAACGCCGACGAATAAAGCCTTCCCGAGGTCGATGCCAGCAGCCCCACCGCCGAGCCCGCCAGCACACTCCACACCAGCGTGACGTCCCGCGACCCGAACTGCCCCGTCCTGTAGATCGCCGCCACGATCACATCGCCCAGCACCAGGAACGCGACCGCCGAAGGGATGACAAAGAAGGCGATGTTCTGCAGGCCCTGCGCCAGCCGCTGACGCAGCACACCGGCAATCTCCTCCGTAGTGCCCAGCGCGCTCGACATCGCTGGAAGCTCCGCCGCCGAAACCGCCATGCCGAACAGGCTGATGGGAAGGGAGTTGAGCGTCTGCGCATAGGCCAGCGCTGACACCGCGCTCGTCGGCAGAAAGCTCGCCAGCATCGAGTCCAGAAAGGCGCTCACCTGCACGACGCCGCGCCCCAGGAAGACGGGAAAGAAGTTGCGGATGACCGTCCGCGCCGAATCGTCGCGCATGCGCAAACGCAGCACCAGAGGACGCAGCAGGTTCAGGACCGACGGCAGAAGAATGACAAACTGCAGGCCGCTGCCGATCACCGAAGCCACCGCGATCACCACGGCAAGGTGCACCTGCCCCTGTCGCCCGTTATCCCACAGAAACGCCGCGATGATGGTGATGTTCCACACCACGGGAGCCGTGTACGACAGCAGAAACTTGCGATGGCTGTTCAGGACGCCAAGACACCACGCATAGAAGACCAGCAGCGCTGCGCCGGGAAAGAGAATCCGCACCAGCCGGATGGTCAGCTCACGCTTCTCGCCATGGAATCCGGGGGCGATGATGTCGATCAGGAACGGCGCCGCGAAGACCCCCAGCAGCACCAGGACGGACGTGACCAGCAGCAGGATGGCGAAGATCGCCTCCGCCAGCTCGGAGGCCTCCTGGTGCTTCTCCTCGGCGCGCAGCCGCGCATACACCGGGATAAACGAGGCCGACAACACGCCTTCGCCAAAGAGGTTCTGCAGAAAATTCGGAATCCGGAACGCCGCGCGAAAGGCATCGGCCACGGCGGAGTTGCCAAGATAATGCGCAAAGACACGGTCCCGTACCAGCCCCAGCACACGGCTCATCAGGATGCCGCTTGCCACCGCCATGGCAGAAGAGCGGGCCAGAAAACCCTTCCCGCGAGGCGGGGGCAATGGTTTCGAAGGAGAAGCAGTCACCGTACCGTTAACTCTACCGTCTCACACACCCGTTTCACGCCCGGAACCTTTACGCTCCCGGGTTACCGCGCAGATGCCATCCTTCACAAACCTGATTTGCAAATATTGGTGGAACCTTGATTCAAAACACCGGGTGAAGCCTGATTCAAACACACGGGTGCCCCATCTTCACACAGCCGGACCGGGTTTCTCAGGATCTCTCCCCGCCATCAGCAATCCCAACCCAGCCACACAGGGTGCCCCATCTTCGCGGCGAAGCCGCTAAGGTGGGTTTGCAGGATATTGCCCGAGGCATTCTTGGCGCTACCGGCAAAATACAGGGATTCTTCGCCGTTCGGCTCAGAATGACGAGCCGGGATGATTGCCTCAGAGGAAGAATGGTTCCAGCCGGACGGCGGCCTCGACGCCAGTGGCGGCACCCAGCCGGGTGCCGGGTGCCCCATTCATGCGGTTTCATCGCATGAGTGGGTTCATTCGAGCGAAGCTCGAACCGTATTCCTAAAATCAGAACCGAAGACACGACCTCGCAACGAACTGTCCTTCCAAGGATGTATCCCCCTATACCGCGTTGTCCCGGGAGGAATCGCAAAGCGTACTTCAAGCAGCTCGCAAAGTGTCCTTCCGAGCGAGTCGCAAAGCGACAAGTCGAGGAACCCCGCATTTCACCACTGCCCACACCGCCACCCATACCCACAAGACACCCGCCCCCACCAATCCCATTAAACTCACCTCATGGAAGCCGCACGCCCATCCCGCACCGCCCTCCGAGTCGCCATGCGCCGCGCCGCGCACCAGATCTACGACGCCGCGCCGCTCGTCTTCTCCGACCCGATTGCTGTCCCCATCCTCGGGGCCGAATACCTCCCCGAGATCGAGCGCACCCGCTTCAAGCTCCACAAGCCCCACTCCGTCGCGCTGCGCGCCCACATGATCGTCCGCAGCCGCTACGCCGAAGACCTGCTCGCGAAGGCTGTTGCGAACGGCGTCAGCCAGTACGTCCTGCTCGGTGCCGGACTCGACACCTTCGCCTACCGCAATCCTTTCGCACAGCTTCACGTCTTCGAGGTCGATCATCCCGCCACGCAGCAGTGGAAGCGCGACCTGCTCAGCGCCAGCGGAATCGAAGTCCCTTCCAGCCTGACCTATATCCCCGTGGACTTCGAACACCAGCAGCTCGCCACCCAGCTCGCCGCAGCCGGATTCGACCGCACGCGTCCAGCCTTCTTCGCCTGGCTTGGAGTCGTCCCCTACCTCACGCACGCTGCCTTCCGCTCCACCCTCGCGCTCATGGCGTCCTGTGCATCCGGCAGCGGCATCGTCATGGACTACGGACAGCCCCGCTCGGCCCTCCCGTACCTCGAACAGCTCGCACACGACTCGCTCTCCTCACGCGTGCAGCTGGTCGGCGAACCCTTCCAGCTCTTTTTCACCCCGCACCAGATGGCCACAGAGCTCTCCGGCTTCCACAACCTCGAAGATCTGGGATCAAACGAGCTCAACGCCCGCTACTTCAGCGGCCGCAGCGACAACCTGATGCTGATGGGAAGCGCGGGCCGCCTCGTCAGCGCATGGCGGTGATCGCAGCAACCAACCGGGTGCCCCACCTTCGCGAAGCTAAGGTGGGTTTTGCAGGATCTCTCCGATCCCACCTCTCACCGGCTATAGAGAATGGAACCTGCTTCCCCACCTCAGCAGCCAACCCATCCCACAATCACTCCCCAAAGAAAAGAGGGGCGCCCAAAGGCGCCCCTCGAACCCACAAACATCCTTACAAAGCAGTACCCCGCGAAGCCACCAGACCCTTCGCGCGTTCGATAAATGCAGCCAGCGGCACAGAACCCTCATCGCCCTTGCCCCGCGTCCGCACGCTCACCGCATCCGCAGCCGCTTCCTTGTCCCCCATCACCAGCACAAAAGGAACCTTCTGCATCGTGAACTCGCGAATCTTCGCATTCATCTTCTCGTTGCGCGCATCCACCTCCACACGCAGCCCCGCGGCCTCAAGCTGCTGCTTCACCTTCTGCGCATACTCAAGATGCTTTTCGCTGATCGGAACGATGCCAACCTGCACTGGAGCCAGCCACATCGGAAACGCTCCCGCGTAGTGCTCGATCAGCACGCCGAAGAACCTCTCCACCGAACCGAACAGAGCGCGATGCACCATCACCGGGCGATGCTTCTCGCCGTCCTCGCCCGTGTACTCCAACTCAAACCGCTGCGGCAGGTTGAAGTCGAACTGCACCGTCGACAACTGCCACAGACGACCCAGCACATCGACCAGCTTGATATCGATCTTCGGCCCGTAGAACGCCGCCTCGCCCGGAATCTCGCGATAAGGAATCTGCTTCGCATCAAGAACTTTTTTAAGCGAGCCAACCGCCATCTCCCAGTGATCGGCCGAACCTACATAACTCTTCGTGTCTTTCGGGTCCCACGTCGAAAGCTCCACCTTGAACTCCACAAACCCGAACGCCTTCAGCACCTCGTCGGCGAACTCCACGCAAGCCGCAATCTCGCTCTCAATCTGCTCCGGCGTGCAGAAGATGTGCGCGTCGTCCTGGGTAAACCCGCGCACGCGCAGCAGCCCATGCATTGTGCCGCTTCGCTCGTAGCGATATACATTGCCGAGCTCCGCATACCGTTGCGGCAGGTCGCGATAACTCTTGGGCGAATTTTTGTAGATCAGGATGTGTCCAGGGCAGTTCATCGGCTTCAGCCGGTACTCCGCGTCATCCAGCTCCATCGGCGGATACATGTTCTGCGAGTAGAAGCCCTCATGCCCCGAGATCTTCCAGAGCTCGCGCCGCATGATGTGCGGCGTGAAGACCATATCGTAACCGCGACGGATACATTCATCGCGCATCCAGTCTTCCATCGTCTTGCGGATCAGCCCGCCCTTCGGATGCCAGAAGATCAGCCCCGCGCCCGCGACCTCCTGGATCGAGAACAGGTCAAGCTGCTTGCCCAGCACACGATGATCGCGTGCCTTGATCTCCTCCAGCCGCTTGAAGTGCGCCTCCATGTCCTTGCCGTTGAAGAACGCGGTTCCATACACGCGCTGCAGCTGCTGGTTCTTCTCATCGCCCAGCCAATACGCTCCGGCAACAGAAGTCACCTTGAAGGCCTTCACGCGGCCCGTCGAAGGCACATGCGGCCCGCGGCAGAAGTCCGTAAAGTTGCCGTTCTTATAAAGCGAGATCTCTTCGCCCGGCTTGGTGAACTTCTCGATGAAGTGCACCTTCATAAAGTCGCCGTGCTGCCGGTACTCTTCCAGGCCCTTCTCCCGCGGCTCATGCTCGCGCACGAACTTCTCGTCGCGAGCGACGACCTCGGCCATCTTCGCCTCGATCGCGGCCAGGTCCGCTTCCGTGAAAGGAGTCTCGCGGTACACGTCATAAAAGAAACCCGAGTCCGTCGCCGGCCCGTGTCCCAGCTTTGTCTCCGGAAACAGCTCCAGGATCGCCGTCGCCATCACGTGCGCCGCAGAGTGCCGCACAACCTTGAGCGAAGCCTCATCATTTTCCTTCAGCAGCTCAAGTGCGATATCCTCATTAAGCGGGGCTGTCAGGTCGACAAGCCGCTCTCCCGCTTCGGAGCCTCCGTACATGGCCGCCTCCGAGCTCTCTTCATCCCCCGTCGCCGCAGCCGTCGTCACCGTAGTCAGCGGACGAATCCGCGCTACCACCACCGCCGCGGCTAACCGTGGCGATATGCTCGTCGCAATCTCATACGGTGTCGTCCCGCGCGGTACCTCGCGCACGGAACCATCAGGAAGCTGGACCTTAATACTCTGTTCACTCATAAGCGTTATCTGTTTCTAAGCATATTTGCTTTGGTTCCGTTGCACCAACTTCTCCCCGGTTCAGCGCATCCCATATCAGTAGAGACAGACCGGCACGACGTCAGAGATCGGCCCTGATTACAACCAGAACGCCTGAACCTGCGGAGACACGGACCTAACTCCCCTCGCCGCGACGTGCAACTCGACCCATTCAAAGAACACAAGGAAAACAACATGCAGGCACTTTGCAAACTCACCAACGATTCTCCCGACGTCCTCTGCCCCGTCTGTGGCAAAGGCTTTCGTCTTTATTGGGAGCGTAGTTCCAGCGCACAACAGCAGGCAGCCCTCCCCGAGATCCACCAGGCCCTCCGCGATCACCATAAGGAGAATCCTTTCGCTCAGCACCCCGAGGTACCTTTCAACGTACCCAGCTGGTCCGGCCTCCCCCAGTTCTCCGCCGCAGCCCTGCTGGGCGGAGCCGCGTAAACGCACCTGTCAGAGTAATCAAGCAGATAGTGTCATCCTGAACGAAGGCGAAGCCGCAGTCGAAGGATCTGCGGCTTCCTCGCGACCCAGGCCCCGATTCCCAACAACCCGCTCCTCCCCGGGACCCAATCCAGTCCGGACACCCAAACCCGGGTGCCCCCCATCAAATACAGCTCACTTCGCCTCCAACCAGGTGTCATCCTGAGCGGAGCGCGCCAGCGCGAAGTCGAAGAGCCTGCCCTGAGCTTGTAAAACGGGATCTGCGTTTCACCACCCCACCCGCAAACCCAATCGCCAACAATAATCCCCTAAATCCTTGACTGCCCGTATCATGGACCCGCACATCCATCCCGGCTTCAAGGAGACCTATGCTGAGACACACAGGATTCTTCCGAACCGCCACCTTCCTCGCCTCCACCCTCGCCCTGATCCTTCCTCAGCCCGTCGACGCCTGCAGCCGCGCCGTCTTCCTCGGCGATAACGGAACCGTCATCACCGGCCGCACCATGGACTGGAAGGTCGATGTCGGAACCAACCTCTGGATCTTTCCCCGCGGCATCCACCACACAGGCAAGGCCAATCCCCGCTCCCTCGCGTGGACCTCGAAGTACGGCAGCGTCATCGCCAGCGGCTACGAAGCCGCAACCACCGACGGCATGAACGAGAAAGGCCTCGTCGCCAACGCCCTCTGGCTCGTCGAATCCAAGTACCCCGACATCAGCTCCACCACCAAGCCCCTCCTTCCGCTCTCCATCTGGGCCCAGTACGTCCTCGATAACTTCGCCACTGTGCAGGAGGCCGTCTCCGCCCTCGAGAAAGAGCCCTTCCTCGTCTGGACCACCAAGGTCCCCGGCGAAGAGACCCTCGCCACCCTCCACTTCTCCATCTCCGACCCGACCGGCGACAGCGCCATCATCGAATACATCAAAGGCCATCAGGTCATCCATCACAACCGCAGCTATCAGGTGATGACCAACTCCCCCATCTTTGAGGAACAGCTCGCCCTGCAGCAGTACTGGAAGCAGATCGGGGGCACCATCTTCCTTCCCGGAACCAACCGCGCCGCCGACCGCTTCGCCCGCGCGTCCTTCTACATCAACACCATTCCCAAAAGCGACACGCCCGACATCGAAGTCGCCAGCGTCTTCAGCGTCATGCGCAACGTCTCTGTTCCCTACGGCATCAACACGCCCGACGAGCCCAACATCTCCTCCACGCGCTGGCGCACCGTCGCCGACCAGAAGCGCCTGATCTACTGCTTCGAATCCGCCCTCACCCCCAACACCTTCTGGGTCAACCTCCACGATGTCGACTTCTCCCCCACCTCCGGAACAAGAAAGCTCGACCTGGGCCCCAACCAGACCCACACCTTCTCCGGCAACGTAGCCAAAGACTTTAAAGAAGCCAAATCGTTCAGCTTCCTCGGCTACTAGCGAACACGCGGTGAGGCACCACCCGGGTGCCTCACCTTCGCCAAGCTAAGGTGGGTTTTGCAGAATGCCGGTCGCCCACCTTCGCAAAGCAAAGGTAAGTCTTCGAAAATCTCCGCCCACCCTCAACAGTGTCATCCTTATATCTCTATTGGTAGCTACTGTCATTCTGAGTTTTGAGACAGTATCGGTGAGGTAGAAGGGGCTATAGCGCCTTCTACCTCGCGGGCGCGCGTCACCCGATCATCCTGGGGTGGTTTTAGCCACCGTCGCTCAGTCCCGGGAACGCGTCCCAAGTCACGCACGACCGTACAGTCGCATGACATCCAGTCGCACTACGAGGAAGGTTACCGTGGCGCAGTTCATCTGTGGAGTGGACGTTTCGTCGATATCGCTGGAAGCCTCGGTCGCCAGCGTCGCAGGACGCTACGAACCCGACTTCATCGCCTTCAAACAACGACTCGCCGCTCAGGGAAAACCGCCCAAGGTCGTCCGCATCGCCCTCGCCCACAAACTCCTCATCCGACTCAACGCAAAAGCCAGAGATGTCCGAACACATATCGAAAACATCACAACTTCAACCGCTGCCGCTTGACAAGCAAGACAGTCGCTGAGCGAAGCTCTGGTGGCTCTATCGCGAGAAGCGGAGTCGAAGGATCTGCGGCTCGCTCCTCCAGTCACCTTCAGTCGATCACAGCCAGGGACCGCGATGGCTCCAACCCGACTAACGGGTTTACCATCGCAGGGTGCACCTGCCTGTCCAGCCAACCGTCGCCCCCATGCTTGCCAAACGCGTCGACGACATCCCCAGCGGCGATACATGGATCTTCGAACCCAAGTGGGACGGCTTTCGCACCATCGTCTTCCGCGACGGCGATGATCTAATGCTGCAGAGCCGCGATCAGAAGCCGCTCGACCGCTACTTCCCTGAGCTATTCGAACCATTGAAAGCGCAGCTTCCCTCACGTTGCGTGCTCGACGGCGAGATCGTCATCGCCGCCAGCAAGGGCCTCGACTTCGACGCCCTGCAGCTCCGCATTCATCCCGCGGCCTCGCGGATCAAAATGCTCTCGCAGGAGATCCCCGCCTCCATCGTCTTCTTCGACCTGCTCGCCCTCGACGATCAGGACATGACCGGCGAACCCTTCGAGCGGCGCCGCACTGAACTGGAGTCCTTGCTCAAAAAAGCAAAAGCCCCCATCCACATGACACCCGCAACGCGCGATGTCGCCACCGCACGCGACTGGTTCCAGCGCTTCGAAGGCGCTGGCCTCGACGGCGTGATGGCCAAGTCCTTAGACGGCATCTACGCGCCCAACAAGCGCACCATGCTGAAGGTGAAGCACGAGCGCGACTGCGATTGCGTCGTCGCCGGTTTCCGCTGGCACAAGGACGCGGAGAACGAGGCCATCGGCTCGCTTCTGCTCGGCCTCTACGACACCTCAGGCGCGCTTCAGCACGTCGGCGTCTGCGCCAGCTTTACCCAGAAGAAACGCCGCGAGCTGGTCGACTTCCTAGCACCCTACCGCCGCGACGCCCTCAAGAATCATCCCTGGCGAAGCTGGGCCGAAGCGGAGGGCGACAACCAGCGCATGCCCGGCGGACAGTCCCGCTGGAGCCAGGGCAAGGACCTCTCGTGGGAGCCGCTGCGTCCCGAACTCGTTGTCGAGGTCGCCTACGAACATATGCAGGGGACACGCTTCCGTCACATGGCGCAGTTCCGCCGCTGGCGCACCGACAAGCCGCCCGAGGACTGCACCTACGAGCAGCTTGAGGTCGTCGCCCCGCACGAGCTAGCCAGCATCTTCGCCACCGGCCGCTGAACAGCGAACCGCAATCGACATCCGGTCCCTTCCACCCCTTCTAACGGAGTGTCATCCTGAGCGAAGCGGCGCAGCCGCGCAGTCGAAGGATCTGCGGTTTGTTCGAAGCAGCAAGGAAGCCAGCCATACACAAGCGCATTCTTCCGCCTCCTTCATGATTACCAGCACGCCCTCATCGCACCGAGAAAAGCGCAGATCCTTCTGCTGCGCTTCGCTCAGGATGACACCACCATCTGGACAACGCGCTCTTCACCCCACACGCGCAGTTCCCACCATCACCAACCTGCCGCAGCTCGGCAACCGGGTGCCCCATCTTCGCGACGGCTTCATCGTCGCTAAGATGGGTTTGCAGGATGCACGCTGCAGCCAAACCTCTATCCCTTCGCCCAAACACTCGCATTCAGGCACTCCACCACGCCATCCACAATCGCGCTCAGCCCCGCGGTAAACCGATCCGCATCGACGATCTGCTTCGCAGCCACCGCATCCGTAATGTTCAGCGCCGCGCCCACAATCTCGAGCGCAGCCTTCTTCTTGTGCTCGCCGCCACCGTCCCCGATCAGCGCCTCTGTCCCATGCAGCGCGGCCGGCAGAAACGCCAGCGCGCGCAGAAAGATCTTCAGGAAATCCATCGCGTCCTCCTTAGATTTTTTCTGTCCGCTACCGTCGGAAGTAGTCAATGGCGAGATGCGCCAGCGTCACCAGTGCGCCTACTGCCGTCGTAAATCCCTTCACCCGCTGCACACTGCGCTCGTGCCGCTCCACGCGCTCTTCAATCTGGGTCAGCCTTCCCGGCTGCCCAATCCCCATCAACTGGTCCATCTGGCTCTTCAAAACACGCAAGTCCCCCAGGACCTGTCCTTCAAACTCCGTCATGCCACACCCCCACCTCTACCCGTCCTCATGCGACGGGCAGGTTCGTAAACACAGCACTGGAAAAACGCGAGTACACCGGCGGATTCGATCCGTCGTACATGCGCACGTAGTAGCGCTCCGCCTGCGCCTCGCGAGGAATCGAGAAGCTGCGCACCGGGCTTCGCAGCACCAGGTCCTGATCGACGAAGGGACCGAAGTCCCAGTCGCGCCGCCGCACCTCGAAGCCTCCATCCGCAGGAGGATCAATGCCCGCATCGATCTGCAACGCCGTCCCGGTTGCACTCACCAGCGCTAGGTTCTGCAGATTCGCCAGCACCGCTCCCGGAGCGCTCGCCGCCGTCTCCGGCAGCAGAGCATCGACTGCCACGGACTCCGACAGCTTCATCCCCAGGCCTTCGGCCCAGTCGTTCGCAAACGCGATGCGATACTGCCGCAACTCCGGACGCGCATGCCCATCCTCGATGGTCACGTTCCGCACGATCACCTTGAGGGAGTCTCCGCCGGAGCGAAGATCGAGCACATCGCCCGGCCAGATGTCCTCCGCCGGATTCGTCGCTGCATAGCTGCCCGAGACCGCCGCCGACCTGCTCCCGGCAAAGCGCAGCACCGCCTGGGCCGCGGCCTCGCAGTCCTGCGAGCTCCGCGCCGGAGGATGCATCACCTTGCCCGTCCACTGCGCCGCACCAGGAATACCGCCCTGCTGCTCCGCCGCCACGCTGGCCGCATCGCTCAGCCGTGCCACCGCTCGCCGCCGTCCGCGATACCACACGGTGAAGCGCTCGCCCACGACAGGAATCCTGCCCGCAAAGAACGTAATCCTCCCCGCAGGCGACACCATGCAGTCCACACCCTCGCCCGCCGCGCCCGTCATGCGGG is a window of Edaphobacter sp. 12200R-103 DNA encoding:
- the accD gene encoding acetyl-CoA carboxylase, carboxyltransferase subunit beta, with translation MSWFKREDNEIVNDAERTVRTEGLWVRCPECRQILFKADLEANLQVCSKCGYHFRLGARERIASLLEPGYKLVDLDLRSTDPLAFTDLKPYQARLKEAQKKTGLNDAVLNAIGDLGPHPVVLSVMEYRFIGGSMGSVAGETIARAVDRSLETRHPLIIVAASGGARMMEGIASLMQLAKTSAGIARLHDEKIPYISIMTDPTTGGVTASFAMLGDLNIAEPGALIGFAGPRVIEQTIRQKLPEGFQRSEFLLEHGFLDAIVPRGEMKQYLVDALTWMKQS
- a CDS encoding class I SAM-dependent methyltransferase; this translates as MEAARPSRTALRVAMRRAAHQIYDAAPLVFSDPIAVPILGAEYLPEIERTRFKLHKPHSVALRAHMIVRSRYAEDLLAKAVANGVSQYVLLGAGLDTFAYRNPFAQLHVFEVDHPATQQWKRDLLSASGIEVPSSLTYIPVDFEHQQLATQLAAAGFDRTRPAFFAWLGVVPYLTHAAFRSTLALMASCASGSGIVMDYGQPRSALPYLEQLAHDSLSSRVQLVGEPFQLFFTPHQMATELSGFHNLEDLGSNELNARYFSGRSDNLMLMGSAGRLVSAWR
- a CDS encoding ATP-dependent DNA ligase, which gives rise to MHLPVQPTVAPMLAKRVDDIPSGDTWIFEPKWDGFRTIVFRDGDDLMLQSRDQKPLDRYFPELFEPLKAQLPSRCVLDGEIVIAASKGLDFDALQLRIHPAASRIKMLSQEIPASIVFFDLLALDDQDMTGEPFERRRTELESLLKKAKAPIHMTPATRDVATARDWFQRFEGAGLDGVMAKSLDGIYAPNKRTMLKVKHERDCDCVVAGFRWHKDAENEAIGSLLLGLYDTSGALQHVGVCASFTQKKRRELVDFLAPYRRDALKNHPWRSWAEAEGDNQRMPGGQSRWSQGKDLSWEPLRPELVVEVAYEHMQGTRFRHMAQFRRWRTDKPPEDCTYEQLEVVAPHELASIFATGR
- the thrS gene encoding threonine--tRNA ligase is translated as MSEQSIKVQLPDGSVREVPRGTTPYEIATSISPRLAAAVVVARIRPLTTVTTAAATGDEESSEAAMYGGSEAGERLVDLTAPLNEDIALELLKENDEASLKVVRHSAAHVMATAILELFPETKLGHGPATDSGFFYDVYRETPFTEADLAAIEAKMAEVVARDEKFVREHEPREKGLEEYRQHGDFMKVHFIEKFTKPGEEISLYKNGNFTDFCRGPHVPSTGRVKAFKVTSVAGAYWLGDEKNQQLQRVYGTAFFNGKDMEAHFKRLEEIKARDHRVLGKQLDLFSIQEVAGAGLIFWHPKGGLIRKTMEDWMRDECIRRGYDMVFTPHIMRRELWKISGHEGFYSQNMYPPMELDDAEYRLKPMNCPGHILIYKNSPKSYRDLPQRYAELGNVYRYERSGTMHGLLRVRGFTQDDAHIFCTPEQIESEIAACVEFADEVLKAFGFVEFKVELSTWDPKDTKSYVGSADHWEMAVGSLKKVLDAKQIPYREIPGEAAFYGPKIDIKLVDVLGRLWQLSTVQFDFNLPQRFELEYTGEDGEKHRPVMVHRALFGSVERFFGVLIEHYAGAFPMWLAPVQVGIVPISEKHLEYAQKVKQQLEAAGLRVEVDARNEKMNAKIREFTMQKVPFVLVMGDKEAAADAVSVRTRGKGDEGSVPLAAFIERAKGLVASRGTAL
- the murJ gene encoding murein biosynthesis integral membrane protein MurJ, coding for MPPPRGKGFLARSSAMAVASGILMSRVLGLVRDRVFAHYLGNSAVADAFRAAFRIPNFLQNLFGEGVLSASFIPVYARLRAEEKHQEASELAEAIFAILLLVTSVLVLLGVFAAPFLIDIIAPGFHGEKRELTIRLVRILFPGAALLVFYAWCLGVLNSHRKFLLSYTAPVVWNITIIAAFLWDNGRQGQVHLAVVIAVASVIGSGLQFVILLPSVLNLLRPLVLRLRMRDDSARTVIRNFFPVFLGRGVVQVSAFLDSMLASFLPTSAVSALAYAQTLNSLPISLFGMAVSAAELPAMSSALGTTEEIAGVLRQRLAQGLQNIAFFVIPSAVAFLVLGDVIVAAIYRTGQFGSRDVTLVWSVLAGSAVGLLASTSGRLYSSAFYALRDTRTPLNFAVVRVILTVALGYLFALPLPRWLGVDRLWGVAGLTFSAGIAGWVEFSLLRRALHKRIGEVPPQISRTLRLWGAAFVAAAAGYGAKVALPLHAGHYTALLVGAVVLPLFGVLYLGLVHLMGIGTPASLQRLLRRG
- a CDS encoding linear amide C-N hydrolase produces the protein MLRHTGFFRTATFLASTLALILPQPVDACSRAVFLGDNGTVITGRTMDWKVDVGTNLWIFPRGIHHTGKANPRSLAWTSKYGSVIASGYEAATTDGMNEKGLVANALWLVESKYPDISSTTKPLLPLSIWAQYVLDNFATVQEAVSALEKEPFLVWTTKVPGEETLATLHFSISDPTGDSAIIEYIKGHQVIHHNRSYQVMTNSPIFEEQLALQQYWKQIGGTIFLPGTNRAADRFARASFYINTIPKSDTPDIEVASVFSVMRNVSVPYGINTPDEPNISSTRWRTVADQKRLIYCFESALTPNTFWVNLHDVDFSPTSGTRKLDLGPNQTHTFSGNVAKDFKEAKSFSFLGY